The following are encoded together in the Adhaeribacter arboris genome:
- a CDS encoding PorP/SprF family type IX secretion system membrane protein → MRKILLIITAWLASNGVWAQQNAQYTQYIFNGLGINPAYAGSKGIINVNGIYRTQWVGLEGAPSTQTISVDGAIANQKVGLGLLLINDKIGAQGQKSALANSAFRVSISENARIALGIAAGISQYYTDGTQLHPNDQNYDPTIPTTKVSTVLPDTRAGLFFNTDRFYAGLSASNLIRFKNDFIVTPARHFYLSSGYIIPLNDWLTFKPSFLIKEDFKSPTNLDVNAFMLIGDRIWLGGSYRTGTKLFKNNYQNLDVANAWALAAEIYLTEKIKVGYAHDFTLTTLRDYAGHELSLGFYFFQKEERRTQSIRYF, encoded by the coding sequence ATGCGGAAAATTTTACTTATAATAACTGCTTGGTTGGCAAGCAATGGCGTCTGGGCGCAGCAAAATGCCCAATATACTCAGTACATCTTTAACGGGTTAGGTATAAATCCGGCTTATGCGGGCAGCAAAGGTATCATTAATGTAAATGGTATTTACCGCACGCAATGGGTAGGCTTGGAGGGAGCGCCCAGTACTCAAACCATTAGTGTAGACGGAGCAATAGCCAATCAAAAAGTAGGTTTAGGTTTGCTCTTAATCAACGACAAAATTGGAGCTCAGGGCCAAAAAAGCGCCTTAGCTAATTCTGCTTTCCGGGTAAGTATCAGCGAGAATGCCCGTATTGCTTTAGGCATTGCGGCGGGAATTTCGCAATATTATACCGACGGTACCCAATTACACCCTAACGACCAGAATTATGATCCTACTATTCCTACTACTAAGGTTAGTACTGTTTTGCCGGATACCAGAGCTGGTTTATTCTTTAATACCGACCGTTTTTACGCGGGTTTGTCGGCTTCTAACCTAATCCGGTTTAAAAATGATTTTATAGTTACCCCGGCCCGGCATTTTTATCTTTCTTCCGGTTATATCATCCCGTTAAACGATTGGCTTACTTTTAAACCCAGTTTTTTAATTAAAGAAGATTTTAAAAGCCCGACGAACCTTGATGTAAATGCATTTATGTTAATCGGCGATCGTATTTGGTTGGGTGGATCTTATCGAACTGGTACTAAGCTCTTTAAAAACAATTATCAAAATTTGGACGTAGCTAATGCCTGGGCGCTGGCCGCTGAAATTTACCTTACCGAAAAAATTAAAGTAGGCTATGCGCACGATTTTACCTTAACTACTCTACGAGATTATGCCGGACACGAACTTTCATTAGGTTTTTACTTTTTCCAGAAAGAGGAACGCAGAACGCAGAGTATCCGTTATTTTTAA